In Colletotrichum higginsianum IMI 349063 chromosome 3, whole genome shotgun sequence, a genomic segment contains:
- a CDS encoding SH3 domain-containing protein — MSSAPFRVKALFEYSSPHEDDLQFPAGVIITVTDEEDADWYSGEYLDDAGAKHQGIFPRNFVEKIEPQAPPRPTRTRPKKDPELTSPVSDAPAPVPQLDPRPVQDPHRDVERTEPKAPAALPASPESPTAPEPEPAKAPEPIHDPTPVASASATKSSESPAATSPPIAKSSPAPAAKPGPPPKPSSNAFKDRIAAFNKASAAPIAPFKPSGLAQGSYHIKKPFVAPPPSRNAYVPPPSQAPVAKVYRRDEDPEILEREAENQESAERAGMAPGGAAGDEGEDTPKPTSLKERIALLQRQQQEQAQRHADAAAKKEKTKRPPPKKRTDSQEASEDVGPAASATVADTPVAAPEIDADEAAGRSSVDSPRVPPGPRRKSSRGPAAEAYHDGNEADMSGAGDTEGPEDLTERDDSDAAPRPVPRPQIASPVEQRRENDQTEEDAEDAEEDDDDIDPEVRRKEELRARMAKMSGGMGMHGMFGIPMGAPAIPKKKKTADRPVEVSPTDERDEDATSPVSRVPVPGMMALPGMGAPRRQEEQAAADEPEPPTSPRAPPPPPRTVEGDNADDEPLASPPPNRSESDDELSGGAQDTPRAEEARAPPPLPPVATTLYEQAHEQGATPYSWSCSSNSYSSVATTPSPAPGGPLSRQSTQDMHIASPISPPVRPPPQGEDDDEVTEYEGDYDTDIASSVPHKDALKSHARDSSLDDNTPVRSPISDAPPTLPPPIPTGPPPRAAPPPVPMQAPPSEKRRSVDVPRAAPPPPPPARDDDEYDPYNYSSPKVPFSQRTPKIEEEGYFHQDTPPLPSPSLTRAPPPAPPPAPPGGRARQSLDVSRASMSQRRSMDAHRPSVSAESGFIANDIDLAKQSGWWRQDKTVPPVFQGRRDLYYETDDSTSGSHVTRTIYVLFQDYSQTIITVEYDQNSAADVMLDQRHDPPPRALRQDELEQSYERFGRPISEAVTSKKETVVGDGTPQGLVQELLKPFNDALAPIGSRAYGALVYSNMANASTQQNDQIRPGDIISIRNARFQGKHGPMHAKYSMEVGKPDHVAVVSEWDGTKKKVRAWEQGRESKKVKVESFKLDDLRSGEVKIWRVMPRSWVGWNSPSS, encoded by the exons ATGTCCTCCGCCCCCTTCAGGGTCAAGGCCCTGTTCGAATACTCGTCGCCCCACGAGGATGACCTTCAATtccccgccggcgtcatcatcaccgtcaccgacgaggaggatgccgacTGGTACAGCGGCgagtacctcgacgacgcaggCGCCAAACACCAGGGCATCTTCCCTCGCAACTTTGTCGAAAAGATCGAACCTCAGGCCCCGCCTCGCCCGACGAGAACCCGCCCCAAGAAGGATCCCGAGCTCACATCCCCCGTGTCGGATGCGCCCGCCCCGGTCCCTCAACTCGATCCCCGGCCCGTTCAAGATCCTCACCGCGATGTCGAGCGCACCGAGCCCAAGGCGCCAGCTGCCCTTCCCGCCTCCCCTGAATCACCCACAGCtcccgagcccgagcccgcGAAGGCACCTGAGCCCATTCACGATCCCACCCCGGTAGCTTCGGCTTCCGCCACCAAGTCCAGCGAGTCCCCCGCAGCGACGTCGCCCCCCATCGCCAAATCATcgcctgctcctgctgcgAAGCCCGGCCCACCGCCCAAGCCCTCCAGCAACGCCTTCAAAGATCGCATTGCTGCTTTCAACaaggcctcggccgccccgATTGCCCCCTTTAAGCCAAGCGGCCTGGCTCAGGGCTCCTACCACATCAAGAAGCCCTTCGTGGCTCCGCCTCCCAGCCGTAACGCATACGTGCCCCCGCCCTCCCAGGCCCCGGTCGCCAAGGTCTATCGCAGAGACGAAGACCCCGAGATCCTGGAAAGAGAGGCCGAGAACCAAGAGAGCGCAGAGAGGGCCGGTATGGCCCCGGGGGGGgctgccggcgacgagggcgaagatACCCCGAAGCCCACCAGTCTGAAGGAGCGCATCGCCCTTCtgcagaggcagcagcaggagcaagCCCAGCGCCACGCAGATGCCGCCgcgaagaaggaaaagacaAAGCGCCCTCCGCCCAAGAAGCGCACCGACAGCCAGGAAGCCTCCGAGGACGTCGgccctgctgcttctgctaCTGTTGCTGACACTCCCGTCGCTGCGCCCGAGattgacgccgacgaggcagCGGGCAGGAGCTCGGTGGATTCCCCGCGCGTGCCGCCCGGGCCCCGTCGCAAGTCCTCTCGGGGTCCTGCTGCTGAGGCTTATCACGATGGAAACGAGGCTGACATGTCTGGTGCTGGTGACACCGAGGGGCCTGAGGATCTCACGGAACGCGACGACAGCGATGCGGCCCCGCGTCCTGTGCCCCGACCCCAAATTGCATCCCCCGTCGAGCAAAGAAGGGAAAATGACCAAACTGAagaggatgccgaggatgcagaggaggacgacgacgacattgACCCCGAGGTCCGCCGAAAGGAGGAGCTTCGAGCTAGAATGGCCAAAATGAGTGGCGGAATGGGCATGCACGGCATGTTTGGAATCCCAATGGGTGCCCCGGCCATtccgaagaagaagaagacggccgaccGCCCGGTCGAGGTCTCGCCGACGGACGAACGTGATGAGGATGCGACGTCACCCGTTAGCCGTGTCCCTGTCCCGGGCATGATGGCCTTGCCGGGCATGGGCGCACCCCGACGTCAAGAGGAgcaggctgccgccgacgaaccCGAGCCTCCAAcatcgccgagggcgccgcctccccctccgcGAACGGTCGAGGGAGACAATGCCGACGATGAGCCACTCGCGAGCCCTCCTCCCAATC GCTCCGAATCCGACGATGAGCTGTCAGGCGGCGCTCAGGACACCCCCAGGGCCGAAGAAGcgcgcgcgccgccgccgctgccaccgGTTGCAACAACG CTCTACGAACAAGCGCATGAGCAGGGTGCCACCCCCTATTCCTGGAGCTGCTCCTCCAATTCCTACAGCTCAGTCGCgaccaccccctcccccgcccccggGGGACCCCTGAGCCGTCAGTCTACCCAGGATATGCACATCGCTTCACCCATCTCCCCTCCCGTCAGACCCCCGCCGCAGGgtgaggatgatgacgaggtGACCGAGTACGAGGGCGACTACGATACCGACATTGCGTCTTCGGTTCCCCACAAGGACGCACTCAAGTCTCACGCGCGAGACTCCAGCCTTGACGACAACACACCGGTAAGGTCACCGATCTCTGATGCCCCTCCcaccctgccgccgcccatccCGACTGGCCCTCCACCTAGAGCCGCTCCGCCCCCGGTGCCGATGCAGGCACCGCCCTCGGAAAAGCGTCGTTCCGTTGATGTTCCGAGggcagcgccgcctccgccgccgccggccagagACGATGACGAATACGATCCGTACAACTATTCCTCCCCAAAAGTGCCCTTTTCTCAGCGTACCCCGAAgatcgaggaggaaggaTACTTCCACCAGGACACTCCGCCTttgccgtcgccctcgctcACGAgagcgccgcctcccgcccCGCCTCCCGCCCCTCCCGGAGGCCGAGCGCGTCAATCTTTGGATGTCTCCCGGGCATCCATGTCGCAACGGCGCTCCATGGATGCACACAGGCCATCCGTATCTGCAGAGTCCGGCTTCATCGCCAATGACATCGATCTGGCCAAGCAGAGCGGGTGGTGGCGCCAGGACAAGACGGTGCCCCCAGTGTTCCAGGGCAGACGAGACCTTTACTACGAGACGGACGATTCGACGTCGGGCTCTCACGTCACACGCACCATCTACGTACTCTTCCAAGACTACTCGCAGACGATCATCACTGTCGAATATGACCAGAACAGTGCAGCAGACGTGATGCTCGACCAGCGACACGACCCACCTCCGAGAGCGTTGCGTCAAGACGAGCTTGAGCAGTCGTATGAGCGGTTCGGACGGCCGATTTCCGAAGCGGTCACGTCCAAGAAGGAAACGGTTGTAGGCGACGGGACGCCGCAGGGCCTCGTCCAAGAGCTCTTGAAGCCATTTAACGATGCTCTCGCACCCATCGGGTCCAGAGCGTATGGCGCGCTCGTCTATTCCAACATGGCCAACGCCTCGACGCAACAAAACGATCAGATCCGGCCCGGAGATATCATTTCCATTCGCAACGCTCGATTCCAGGGCAAGCACGGTCCCATGCACGCCAAGTACTCGATGGAGGTGGGCAAGCCCGACCACGTCGCCGTCGTGTCGGAGTGGGACGGgaccaagaagaaggtcCGCGCCTGGGAGCAGGGTCGCGAGAGCAAGaaggtcaaggtcgagaGTTTTAAgctcgacgacctgcgcAGCGGCGAGGTTAAGATCTGGCGCGTGATGCCCCGGAGCTGGGTCGGGTGGAACAGCCCGTCGTCTTAG